One window from the genome of Cucumis melo cultivar AY chromosome 12, USDA_Cmelo_AY_1.0, whole genome shotgun sequence encodes:
- the LOC127144390 gene encoding uncharacterized protein LOC127144390 — MVGKGEGPAIGIDFGTKYSCGMEMAEMEMEMEERSFVVSSDPHQTTSRRLADWKVERFEKNILKRGAVAETATKKGKDYPVGPILLGFFVFVVIGSSLFQIIRTATGGGMG; from the exons ATGGTCGGTAAAGGAGAAGGTCCGGCGATCGGAATCGATTTTGGAACCAAGTACTCTTGCGGAATGGAAATGGccgaaatggaaatggaaatggagGAACGCTCCTTTGTTGTCTCTTCAGACCCTCACCAG ACGACATCGCGGCGTCTTGCGGATTGGAAGGTGGAGAGGTTTGAGAAGAACATTTTGAAGAGAGGGGCTGTGGCTGAGACTGCTACTAAGAAGGGAAAAGATTACCCTGTTGGCCCTATTCTTCTTGGATTCTTCGTTTTTGTCGTCATTGGATCAT CTCTGTTTCAGATAATCAGGACGGCAACAGGTGGAGGAATGGGATGA
- the LOC103497175 gene encoding uncharacterized protein LOC103497175 produces MAATTTTNTYQDGRAVWFTRLASASRAALACSIVAYTTLYGPATLRRLVAFPAFSYLTATLIVTNAALGDAVRGCCLVVFATIQTVCPAMFLFWFIGPAKFSLITTAVTVALASVVVVLPSSTHLLAKKIALGQIVIIYVVGFIGGAQTDPLMHPLHVAATTALGAAASLIATLLPFPRLASLQVKTKSKSVVENMTERLSLMVKAILAEDRTMAAASISRAHFLSSSATKLLHSIKLYQESKKWEKFPFKICKMGWLSNSEKLEDLEMALNGMELALSKIPSYPIQNNPQNYQTLKHDLNNLENQINLSLKQANTYFSPSDSLTFPEVNVDDDKTTIINTLKSIQIIPTNHQDLPHFFFIFCMKLLYKKTQIKIPTKFKEESKETEIKNSTNKEKNRTWVSSMNKQRVVPALKCAISLGISVILGLIYNKKNGFWGSLAVAVSIASNREPTFKVANIKVHGTMLGSVFGILSFVLFEKFLIGRLLCLLPWFIFTSFLQHSTMYGSAGGISAIVGALVVLGRTNYGSPKEFAFERMIETFIGIFISILVDIIFQPKRASKLVKIQFILSLQLLQKCINDSFSYESSTIMEKDLQGLRTQVIEVKQLIDEAEVEPNFLFLHPFHGDSHLKMFNSLSKMVGLLALNGEAMNNLKESLREDLWRKVGEKLEGDFEKYKEIMTSGFVTFYEDFRSSSLKFLKGNENKEDNCGDIETGEAQRIEVMDEIEKEKLINSFLQHLGEIVESKDGTSEEIILSLSAMAFCFNSLIKEMEEVGEAIRELIEWEKSFF; encoded by the exons ATGGctgccaccaccaccaccaacACCTACCAAGATGGCCGAGCCGTGTGGTTCACACGACTCGCCTCTGCCTCCCGAGCAGCTCTTGCTTGCTCCATAGTGGCCTACACCACCTTGTACGGTCCGGCTACTCTTCGTCGCCTTGTGGCCTTTCCCGCTTTCTCCTATCTCACAGCTACTCTCATAGTCACTAACGCCGCTCTTGGTGATGCCGTGCGTGGTTGTTGCCTAGTCGTCTTCGCTACCATCCAAACCGTTTGCCCCGCCATGTTCCTATTTTGGTTCATTGGTCCGGCCAAATTCTCCCTCATCACGACCGCCGTGACGGTGGCGTTGGCTTCTGTGGTGGTGGTGCTTCCGAGCTCAACCCATTTGCTGGCTAAGAAGATCGCTTTGGGTCAGATTGTGATCATTTACGTTGTGGGTTTCATCGGCGGCGCCCAAACTGACCCTCTCATGCACCCACTCCACGTCGCCGCCACCACCGCCTTGGGCGCGGCCGCCAGTCTCATTGCTACACTCCTCCCTTTCCCACGCCTTGCTTCTCTTCAG GTGAAAACGAAGAGCAAAAGTGTGGTGGAGAACATGACAGAAAGGTTAAGTTTAATGGTGAAGGCAATCCTTGCAGAAGATAGAACAATGGCGGCTGCTTCCATATCAAGAGCTCACTTCTTGTCTTCTTCAGCTACTAAACTTCTCCACTCCATTAAACTTTACCAA GAGAGCAAGAAATGGGAAAAGTTTCCATTCAAAATATGCAAAATGGGATGGTTGAGCAACAGTGAGAAATTAGAAGATCTAGAAATGGCCTTAAATGGAATGGAATTAGCTTTGTCCAAAATCCCTTCATATCCTATTCAAAATAATCCTCAAAATTACCAAACCCTAAAACATGATCTAAATAATTTAGAGAACCAAATTAACCTTTCTTTAAAACAAGCCAATACTTATTTTTCACCGTCCGATTCATTGACTTTTCCCGAAGTCAACGTAGATGATGATAAAACAACAATAATCAACACCCTCAAATCCATTCAAATTATTCCCACAAACCACCAAGATTtacctcattttttcttcatattttgcATGAAACTCCTCTACAAGAAAACCCAAATCAAAATTCCAACAAAGTTTAAAGAGGAATCAAAGGAAACAGAAATTAAAAATTCTACcaacaaagaaaaaaacagaACATGGGTTTCCTCCATGAACAAACAAAGGGTAGTTCCAGCTTTGAAATGTGCAATTTCATTGGGAATTTCTGTGATTTTGGGATTGatttacaataaaaaaaatggatttTGGGGGAGTTTAGCAGTGGCCGTAAGTATTGCTTCAAATAGAGAACCAACATTTAAAGTTGCAAACATTAAGGTTCATGGAACAATGTTGGGAtctgtttttggaattttgaGTTTTGTTCTTTTTGAAAAGTTTTTAATTGGAAGGCTTCTCTGCCTTCTTCCTTGGTTTATTTTCACAAGCTTTTTACAACACAGTACAATGTATGGTTCGGCTGGTGGAATTTCGGCCATTGTTGGAGCTTTAGTAGTTTTAGGAAGAACAAATTATGGTTCACCAAAAGAATTCGCTTTTGAAAGAATGATTGAAACTTTTATTGGGATTTTTATATCAATTCTAGTTGACATCATCTTTCAACCAAAAAGAGCTTCTAAATTGGTAAAAATTCAATTCATTTTGAGTTTACAATTGCTACAAAAATGTATCAATGATTCATTTAGTTATGAATCAAGCACAATAATGGAGAAGGACTTGCAAGGCTTAAGAACTCAAGTTATTGAGGTGAAGCAATTGATTGATGAGGCTGAGGTTGAACCAAATTTCTTGTTTCTGCATCCATTTCATGGGGATAGCCACTTGAAGATGTTTAATTCCTTGTCAAAAATGGTTGGTTTATTAGCTTTGAATGGTGAAGCAATGAATAACCTTAAAGAGAGCTTGAGAGAGGATTTGTGGAGAAAGGTTGGGGAGAAATTAGAGGGGGATTTTGAGAAGTATAAGGAAATTATGACCAGTGGTTTTGTGACATTTTATGAGGATTTTAGATCTTCTTCATTGAAGTTTTTGAAAGGGAATGAAAATAAGGAAGATAATTGTGGTGATATTGAGACGGGAGAGGCACAAAGGATTGAAGTAATGGATGAAATTGAGAAGGAAAAGTTGATTAATTCATTTTTGCAGCACTTGGGAGAGATTGTTGAAAGTAAAGATGGTACAAGTGAAGAAATAATTTTGAGTTTGAGTGCTATGGCTTTTTGCTTTAATAGTTTGATAAAAGAGATGGAAGAGGTTGGAGAGGCAATTAGAGAACTCATTGAATGGGAGAAATCCTTTTTCTAA